Within the Flavobacterium sp. N502536 genome, the region ACGCGGAAATTTAGTCATCGATAATTCATGCTGAATACTCGATGTATAATTATCAATATTGTTTACAAAAGCTTCCTCTTTCATAGCCGGAAAATCTTTCGCTACATAAATTGTTTTTACTTCGGTATAATCCAGTTTATCCGTAGAAAATGATGTCGAACTGTTCATCCATCCATTTCTTTCTTTACTCGTAAAAGTGATCGTCTTTAAATTTTTCTCTACGGTTACTTTAGGAAAAATATATCCTTTTTGTCTTGGATTAAACACATAATACTCCGGAATGTAGGTTGTAAACTCTGAATAATTTACAGGAACACTGGATTGAAAATCCCACTCCCTGATAATTCGATCGCTTGGACATCTTAAAACATAACGAAATTCAATAACAGTACCTTCTTTAACATTAGGCATTGTGATCTTTTTTTGCGCTCTGTATTTGTCGACTACTTCATCAAACACTCCATCGCTCTTTAGCTTTGTTTTTTCGATTTTCCCGCCAACTAAATTGTAGGTAACGGCATCACTAAATGCCACCTTTTCTCTAAAGTCATTCTCATTACGGTACCATACTTTTTGATTGGCCCAGTCGTATCCTTCTTTTTTATAAATTTTAATTCGGGTTTCGACCTCTGTTACCACAACAAAACCTTCCGTCTCGTCGTATTCAATTCGCGCTGTACCTTTTCGGTACAATATCGCTGCTGTGGCTGACGAATCTTTAGGATGTACTTTTTCTTCTAATTCGGCAACAGACACTTTTCCTAGTTTAAATTCTTGTGCTGTTACTTCCGAAACAAACAACAATGCAATAAACAAACTAAAAAATTTAATAAATTTCATTTGATTAATTCTTGGTTAATATAATTTTGGCGTTATCGTTTTTTGACACCTGCTCCATAAAAAGACGGTAGTCATCGTATTCTTTATTGGAATATTTCCCTTTATTCAAAAACAGCGAACGCTTGTACAGCAGTTTATTGTTTTCTTTTTTAATGATTTCGGTTTTATACGCTCCGAACTTTCCTTTTAATTCGAAATTTGAGGGTAAAAATTCAATCGTATAACCCGCAGGCAAATTAATTTCAATCTCATCAGCATCTAAATACCCACGTTGAATTTGAAATGGATTTTTTCTGTTTCGGATTCTTTTTACATTCGCAGAAGTCTGATTAAAGGCGTCTACAGCAAACATCATTTTGTTTCCCGTAATCGCAGCATAATTTGACGCGCTTAGCTGAACATCCTCGGTAAAACGTATCGTTTCTTTGTTATTGTTCAGCGTAATTTTACCCAATTTCAGATTGCTGATATTGTCCCAGTATTCTTTGTAGTGGGCTTCTTTTTCGGTTGGTGACAAATGCTCTGTCCTGACTCTTGAAGCATATTGAGAACCCTCTGAGTGTATGACAATAGCACCCGAAAAATGTCCATTTTCATCGATGGTATAACTTCCTTTTTCATTTTGGGTATTGCCTTCGTCTGCATATACTTTTGTTCGCACAATTTCTGCTCCTTCAGGTTTAATAACCAATACATCTCTATCATCTGTAAAAGTTCCCTGATACCCGAAAGGATCGTCCTGACTTGTACATTCTAACCAGGTATAATGATTTCCATTCGGAATCGATAAGATCATATGATTCCCCTGCATCGAAACAAAATCAGACTCAATGTTTGTTTTATAAGTATCTCCGTATAAAACGGTATTGTAAGACGGAACATCTACAGCTTGTAACAGTGCTTTGGTATAGTTGGTTAAAGCCTTACAGTCGCCATAACCTAAGCGGTCAACATCGGTAGCTAACATGGGTTTCCAACCACCAATCCCAACCTGAATACTCACGTATCTTGATTTTTTCTGTACAAAATCGTAAACCAGTTTTGCTTTTTTTATCGGATCTTTTTCATCCCCAACGATAGCTTTTATTTTAGCTTTGGTTTCCTCAGGTAAATCAGTGGTTCCGGAGAGTATCTTTTCAGAATACCATTTGCCAAATTCTGTCCAGTTTGTAGCCGTACCATCAACACCTTCCAAATGAAAATATTCTAATCCCATCATTGCTTTAGGGAAAAGATCTTTATAAGCCGGACTATAATCTTCTTGTTTTTGTGCTAAAATAGTACTTGCTGTATAAGAAAGCTGAGTACTACTGTCTGTTATTTTCTTTATATTGAATCCTGAAAATTGAAGTTCTTTCTTTTTAAATCCTAAATCAGCAGGATAGACAACATTGAGAACTGCTTTTTCAGTACTGGTATAAAATCCTTTTAAAGGCATCCAGCTTGGAATAAAAGCAGTTGAAGAAGTCTGAACCTCGCTATTAAATTCAACCGTAAAAGGATATGAAATCGGGGTATAATCTAAATATACAACCCGGCTGTCAGAAAACAGAGTACTTCCTCCAACAACACTCTGATCTTTAAAATCTTTTCTTTTAATTCTTTTGATTTCTTTACCAAGAGCGTCATAAATTGTTGCTTCAATACTTTTAACCGAAGTTGATTTATCGTAATATTCGTAAGCCTGTATTGCGCTGGCCCCTTTTTCGTTTAAAACGGTTACAACCCGATGATTTTTAGTAGTCATACTTCGTTGCGAAAGTATCGCTATATCGATCTGATCGAAACGAACTACCGCATTGGCATTTTCTTTAAGGCTATCGGCTATTGCAGCCACAGCATATTCGCTTTTTTGAGCGGAAGAAATAAGGGTAAACAGGCAAAAAAATAAGGTAAGAACCAGGCTTTTCATTTAGTCAGTAATTTCGTCAAATATATATTTTTTTTAGAAATTCTTAACATTCGTCTAATATTTTTTTAATCTCTGTTTTTACTGTCGATCAAAATGGTTACTGGCCCATCATTAAGGAGATTAACTTTCATATCGGCACCAAAAATTCCGGCCTGTACTTTTTTGTTGAATTCCTTTTCCAGAGATTGTAAAAAACGCTCATACATCGGGATGGCAAAGTCTGGTTTTGCAGCTTTTATATACGAAGGGCGGTTTCCTTTTTTGGTAGAAGCATGAAGCGTAAATTGGCTCACGACAATAATATCTCCATCGATATCCTGAACCGAGCAATTCATGACATCATTTTCGTCTGCAAAAATTCTCATCTTAATGATTTTCCCCACCAGCCAA harbors:
- a CDS encoding DUF3857 domain-containing protein is translated as MKSLVLTLFFCLFTLISSAQKSEYAVAAIADSLKENANAVVRFDQIDIAILSQRSMTTKNHRVVTVLNEKGASAIQAYEYYDKSTSVKSIEATIYDALGKEIKRIKRKDFKDQSVVGGSTLFSDSRVVYLDYTPISYPFTVEFNSEVQTSSTAFIPSWMPLKGFYTSTEKAVLNVVYPADLGFKKKELQFSGFNIKKITDSSTQLSYTASTILAQKQEDYSPAYKDLFPKAMMGLEYFHLEGVDGTATNWTEFGKWYSEKILSGTTDLPEETKAKIKAIVGDEKDPIKKAKLVYDFVQKKSRYVSIQVGIGGWKPMLATDVDRLGYGDCKALTNYTKALLQAVDVPSYNTVLYGDTYKTNIESDFVSMQGNHMILSIPNGNHYTWLECTSQDDPFGYQGTFTDDRDVLVIKPEGAEIVRTKVYADEGNTQNEKGSYTIDENGHFSGAIVIHSEGSQYASRVRTEHLSPTEKEAHYKEYWDNISNLKLGKITLNNNKETIRFTEDVQLSASNYAAITGNKMMFAVDAFNQTSANVKRIRNRKNPFQIQRGYLDADEIEINLPAGYTIEFLPSNFELKGKFGAYKTEIIKKENNKLLYKRSLFLNKGKYSNKEYDDYRLFMEQVSKNDNAKIILTKN
- the dtd gene encoding D-aminoacyl-tRNA deacylase translates to MRIVLQRVSEASVTVDHQKVADIQRGLLILLGIEDADNQEDIDWLVGKIIKMRIFADENDVMNCSVQDIDGDIIVVSQFTLHASTKKGNRPSYIKAAKPDFAIPMYERFLQSLEKEFNKKVQAGIFGADMKVNLLNDGPVTILIDSKNRD